The following are encoded in a window of Brevibacillus sp. DP1.3A genomic DNA:
- the cobM gene encoding precorrin-4 C(11)-methyltransferase, translated as MKLYIVGAGPGDPDLITVKGLKLLQKADVIMYTDSLVNEELVAMSNPDAEVLQSSGMALEEMVELLVDRISSGKTVVRLHTGDPSIYGAIMEQIALLKEKGIEVEIVPGVSSVFAAAAAVGAELTIPDLTQTIILTRAEGRTPVPEREKLRALAEHHCTLALYLSATLTKKVVRELVEAGWSEDTPVAVVQRASWPDQLIIRTTLKNLDEDMGKNGIRKHAMILAGWALDPNIHDKSEQYRSKLYDKTFTHGFRKGVKE; from the coding sequence ATGAAACTGTACATAGTGGGAGCGGGTCCCGGCGACCCTGATTTGATTACAGTAAAAGGCTTGAAGCTGCTGCAAAAGGCAGATGTCATTATGTATACCGACTCTCTCGTGAACGAGGAATTGGTAGCAATGAGCAATCCCGATGCAGAGGTACTGCAAAGCTCGGGTATGGCATTGGAAGAAATGGTAGAGCTGTTGGTAGACCGGATTAGTAGCGGAAAAACAGTCGTACGCCTGCATACAGGTGATCCCTCCATTTATGGCGCGATTATGGAACAGATCGCATTGTTGAAGGAAAAGGGCATCGAGGTAGAAATCGTTCCAGGTGTGAGCTCGGTATTTGCGGCAGCGGCAGCAGTAGGTGCCGAGTTGACGATTCCTGATCTGACACAGACGATCATCCTCACCCGCGCGGAAGGTCGCACACCTGTGCCTGAAAGAGAAAAGCTGCGTGCACTCGCTGAGCATCATTGCACGTTGGCTCTGTACCTTAGCGCGACTTTGACGAAAAAAGTAGTCCGCGAACTGGTCGAGGCAGGCTGGAGCGAGGATACGCCTGTCGCAGTTGTACAACGTGCAAGCTGGCCGGATCAATTGATCATTCGCACCACACTGAAAAATTTGGACGAAGACATGGGCAAAAACGGCATCCGCAAGCACGCGATGATTTTGGCTGGCTGGGCATTGGACCCGAACATCCACGACAAGAGCGAGCAATACCGTTCCAAGCTGTACGATAAAACCTTTACACACGGGTTCAGAAAAGGTGTGAAGGAATAA
- the cobI gene encoding precorrin-2 C(20)-methyltransferase, translating to MTKIGTLYGLGVGPGDPELITVKAFRLLQQSPVIAYPKKRMGSKSYAHQIAELYVQSSDKEMLGLVFPMTRDKEILEREWNNTVEVVWERLSEGKDVAFVTEGDPMFYSTFIHMMRVMHEEHPEVPIVTVPGVSSFLGAASRFNLPLADGDEQIGIIPATEDKEAMRKALENHDTVVFLKVAKVLPMIIGLLKEMGLAEKASVATKVTSSEEMVWTDMRELERAELSYLTLMVVKK from the coding sequence GTGACTAAGATCGGAACATTGTACGGACTGGGCGTAGGTCCCGGCGACCCTGAATTGATTACCGTAAAGGCATTTCGTCTATTGCAGCAATCGCCAGTGATTGCCTACCCGAAAAAACGGATGGGCAGCAAAAGCTACGCACATCAAATCGCGGAGCTGTATGTGCAATCCTCAGACAAGGAAATGCTCGGACTCGTTTTCCCGATGACGCGGGACAAAGAAATTTTGGAGCGCGAGTGGAACAACACGGTAGAGGTCGTCTGGGAACGTCTGTCTGAAGGCAAGGACGTCGCTTTTGTAACGGAAGGCGATCCAATGTTTTACAGCACGTTTATCCACATGATGCGCGTCATGCATGAGGAGCACCCAGAAGTGCCAATCGTGACTGTACCAGGTGTCTCTTCGTTTTTGGGAGCAGCATCGCGATTCAATCTGCCACTGGCGGATGGCGACGAGCAGATCGGCATCATCCCGGCAACAGAAGACAAGGAAGCCATGCGCAAAGCGCTTGAAAACCACGATACCGTCGTGTTCCTGAAGGTAGCAAAAGTACTGCCAATGATCATTGGCTTGCTGAAAGAAATGGGGCTGGCTGAAAAGGCATCGGTAGCGACCAAGGTCACTTCCTCCGAGGAAATGGTTTGGACCGATATGCGTGAACTAGAGCGGGCAGAGCTTAGCTATCTTACACTGATGGTGGTGAAAAAGTAA
- the cbiE gene encoding precorrin-6y C5,15-methyltransferase (decarboxylating) subunit CbiE, whose translation MTQAMKVIGIGDDGQQSLLPLYRTWIEESELLVGGERHLSFFPEYTGEKRVLKGGLTAMVEELRTETRKTVILASGDPLFYGIGSLLAKKLNVEIYPHLSSIQLAFAKMGEAWQDATLASVHGRSIKGLAQRIDGKDKVALLTDRENSPAAIARYLLSFHMTEYDAFVAENLGSAEERTGWYSLEEMADGIFSDLNVVILKKRRPSPVWPFGIADEEFSQRKPDKGLITKKEVRILSIAQLQLHAKSIVWDIGTCTGSVAIEAARIAREGEVYGVEKNADDLENCRQNMAKFRTDLTVINARAPHGLDQFPDPDAVFIGGSGGELRELLNICCTRLRPNGRIVVNAATIETLYEATQAFAQEGFETSVTLAQLSRSKPILSLTRFEALNPIYIITAWAKQAEDQGGDSK comes from the coding sequence ATGACACAGGCGATGAAAGTAATTGGAATCGGGGATGATGGACAGCAGAGTCTGCTGCCGTTGTACCGGACTTGGATAGAAGAAAGTGAACTGTTGGTTGGAGGAGAGCGACACCTCAGTTTTTTCCCGGAGTATACAGGGGAAAAGCGTGTACTGAAGGGCGGTCTGACTGCCATGGTGGAGGAGCTGCGTACAGAGACGCGCAAGACTGTCATTCTGGCGTCAGGCGACCCGCTCTTTTACGGGATCGGCAGCTTGCTTGCAAAAAAACTGAACGTGGAGATTTACCCGCACCTAAGCTCCATCCAGCTCGCTTTTGCCAAAATGGGAGAAGCATGGCAGGATGCGACACTTGCTAGCGTGCACGGACGCAGTATCAAAGGTCTGGCACAGCGGATCGACGGGAAGGATAAGGTCGCACTGTTGACGGATCGGGAAAACTCACCAGCAGCGATCGCCCGCTATCTCCTTTCGTTCCACATGACCGAGTACGATGCGTTCGTGGCGGAGAATCTGGGCAGTGCGGAAGAGCGGACAGGCTGGTATTCCCTTGAGGAAATGGCAGATGGTATCTTCTCTGATCTGAATGTCGTGATTTTGAAAAAACGCCGTCCAAGCCCGGTATGGCCGTTTGGAATCGCAGACGAGGAGTTTTCCCAGCGCAAGCCAGACAAGGGACTCATTACGAAAAAAGAAGTTCGCATTTTAAGCATTGCACAGCTGCAATTGCATGCTAAAAGCATCGTTTGGGACATCGGCACCTGCACAGGCTCTGTCGCCATTGAAGCGGCACGAATTGCGCGTGAGGGTGAAGTGTACGGCGTAGAGAAGAACGCGGACGATCTGGAAAACTGCCGCCAGAACATGGCGAAGTTTCGCACGGATTTGACAGTGATCAACGCACGTGCCCCACATGGCTTGGATCAGTTCCCAGACCCGGATGCCGTATTTATTGGCGGCAGTGGCGGAGAATTGCGCGAGCTGTTGAACATCTGCTGCACACGACTGCGCCCGAATGGCCGGATTGTGGTGAACGCAGCGACCATTGAGACATTGTACGAAGCGACACAAGCATTCGCGCAGGAAGGATTCGAGACATCGGTGACACTGGCACAGCTATCGCGCAGCAAGCCGATTTTGTCCCTAACGCGCTTTGAAGCATTGAATCCGATCTACATCATTACGGCCTGGGCCAAGCAGGCAGAAGACCAAGGAGGAGACAGCAAGTGA
- a CDS encoding cobalt-precorrin-5B (C(1))-methyltransferase, with protein sequence MVAKAATDEKEAKPLRHGYTTGSCATATTKAALIALITQEEQSQATIRLPIGEDVTFQMESCEFSLARATVSTIKDGGDDPDATHGALILSTVEWSDEPGIILDGGLGVGRVTKPGLPVPIGEAAINPVPRKMIRETAQAVLDGYGTQRGIKIVISVPAGEEIAKKTLNGRLGILGGISILGTRGIVVPFSTSAYKASVAQAVNVAKEAGCDHIVLSTGGKSESYGVATYPELSEEAFVEMGDFVGFSLKQCKNKKMRKVTLVGMMGKFSKVAQGVMMVHSKSAPVDFGFLAQMAADAGASQERIDEILGANTASQVGDMMVDTPAFFEIMCENCCRAALKEVGGGIEVETIIITMKGSLLGRVTINDTGDESNWNRG encoded by the coding sequence ATGGTAGCCAAAGCAGCAACGGACGAAAAAGAGGCAAAGCCCCTCCGCCACGGATATACGACTGGATCATGTGCAACGGCGACGACCAAGGCTGCTTTGATCGCGCTGATTACTCAGGAAGAGCAAAGCCAAGCGACAATTCGCCTGCCAATCGGCGAGGACGTCACCTTTCAGATGGAGAGCTGCGAATTTTCATTGGCGAGGGCGACAGTTAGCACGATCAAGGATGGGGGAGACGACCCTGACGCGACACACGGTGCCCTTATCCTCTCAACCGTAGAATGGTCGGATGAGCCCGGCATTATTTTGGATGGCGGACTCGGTGTGGGACGGGTGACCAAGCCAGGTTTGCCCGTTCCGATTGGCGAGGCAGCGATCAATCCCGTCCCGCGCAAAATGATCAGGGAAACCGCGCAGGCTGTTCTGGATGGTTACGGGACCCAGCGCGGGATCAAAATCGTCATCTCCGTGCCTGCGGGCGAGGAAATCGCCAAAAAAACATTGAATGGACGACTCGGCATACTCGGCGGCATCTCCATTTTGGGGACGCGTGGAATCGTGGTGCCGTTTTCCACTTCTGCTTACAAGGCAAGCGTGGCGCAAGCGGTCAACGTCGCCAAGGAAGCTGGCTGCGATCATATTGTGCTGTCGACGGGTGGAAAGAGTGAATCTTACGGGGTCGCTACTTATCCAGAGCTGTCGGAAGAAGCATTCGTGGAAATGGGCGATTTCGTCGGCTTTTCTCTCAAGCAGTGCAAGAACAAGAAGATGCGCAAAGTGACCTTGGTCGGGATGATGGGCAAGTTTTCCAAGGTAGCGCAAGGCGTCATGATGGTTCACTCCAAAAGCGCACCGGTTGACTTCGGCTTCCTCGCTCAAATGGCGGCAGATGCGGGAGCTTCGCAGGAGCGTATTGACGAAATTTTGGGAGCCAACACCGCTTCGCAGGTAGGCGATATGATGGTGGACACGCCCGCCTTTTTCGAGATCATGTGCGAAAACTGTTGTCGCGCTGCACTTAAGGAAGTGGGCGGCGGCATCGAGGTCGAAACCATCATCATCACAATGAAAGGGTCCCTGTTGGGAAGGGTGACGATCAATGACACAGGCGATGAAAGTAATTGGAATCGGGGATGA
- a CDS encoding precorrin-8X methylmutase, which produces MDFKTEFKPMTVQPQEIEELSFQIITDELGEHSFTEEQYPVVQRVIHASADFDLGRSLVFHPDAVKSGIEVIRSGKIVVADVQMVQVGISKNRIEKFGGEVKVYISDRDVMEEAKRLNTTRAIISMRKAIKEADGGIFCIGNAPTALLELIRMVKEGEAKPGLVIGMPVGFVSAAESKEELAKLDIPFITNMGRKGGSPVTVAALNAISIMAERLG; this is translated from the coding sequence ATGGATTTCAAAACGGAATTTAAACCAATGACCGTACAACCGCAAGAGATTGAGGAATTGAGCTTTCAAATCATTACGGATGAGCTGGGCGAGCATTCTTTTACAGAAGAACAATATCCGGTAGTACAACGTGTCATCCACGCATCCGCAGACTTTGACCTCGGACGCAGTCTTGTTTTCCACCCGGACGCAGTAAAATCGGGAATCGAAGTGATCCGCAGCGGCAAAATCGTTGTAGCAGATGTACAGATGGTGCAAGTCGGTATCAGCAAAAACCGCATTGAGAAATTCGGCGGAGAAGTGAAGGTGTACATCTCTGACCGCGATGTGATGGAAGAGGCGAAGCGCCTGAATACGACCCGTGCGATCATTTCCATGCGCAAAGCGATCAAGGAAGCGGATGGCGGTATCTTTTGCATCGGAAACGCACCTACGGCACTTCTGGAGCTGATCCGCATGGTGAAGGAAGGCGAAGCAAAGCCAGGTCTGGTGATCGGTATGCCAGTTGGCTTCGTTTCTGCGGCAGAATCCAAGGAAGAGCTGGCGAAGCTCGATATCCCATTCATCACGAACATGGGACGTAAAGGCGGAAGCCCAGTAACCGTAGCAGCATTGAATGCCATTTCGATCATGGCGGAACGGTTGGGCTAA
- the cobK gene encoding precorrin-6A reductase — protein MILVLAGTSDARELALQIKDKGYELLTTVVTDNAAKSMEEAGVPVQVGRLTAEDIQQLIQERAVQCVVDASHPFAEEASKNAMAGAQGAGVPYIRYERESLSSPGSEKLIVVEDYVQAAELAAEKRGVIMLTTGSKTLKTFTDRLLGLPDTTLVARMLPRLDNMQKCEELGVEQKNIVAMQGPFSKELNKALYDHYGVTLMITKESGKVGAFDEKVEAALEMGIETIVIGRPKIDYGTKFSDFTSVLEQLKEVVQ, from the coding sequence ATGATTCTGGTACTGGCTGGAACGAGCGACGCGCGCGAGTTGGCTTTGCAAATCAAGGACAAGGGCTACGAGCTGTTGACGACGGTCGTCACTGACAATGCTGCGAAAAGCATGGAGGAGGCGGGCGTGCCTGTTCAGGTCGGACGCCTGACCGCCGAAGATATTCAGCAGCTGATCCAAGAGAGAGCCGTGCAATGCGTGGTCGACGCGAGTCATCCCTTCGCAGAGGAAGCCTCCAAAAACGCCATGGCAGGAGCACAGGGCGCGGGAGTCCCCTACATTCGCTACGAGCGGGAAAGCCTCTCCTCACCGGGCAGCGAGAAGCTGATTGTGGTAGAAGATTATGTTCAGGCGGCAGAGCTGGCGGCTGAAAAGCGCGGCGTCATCATGCTGACGACAGGAAGCAAGACGCTGAAAACGTTCACGGATCGGCTGTTGGGCCTGCCGGACACGACGCTGGTAGCACGCATGCTGCCGCGTCTTGACAATATGCAGAAATGCGAAGAGCTCGGTGTCGAGCAAAAAAACATCGTCGCGATGCAAGGTCCTTTTTCCAAGGAGCTGAACAAAGCGCTCTACGACCATTATGGTGTCACGCTGATGATTACCAAGGAGAGCGGCAAGGTAGGCGCTTTTGATGAAAAGGTGGAAGCGGCACTGGAAATGGGCATCGAAACAATCGTCATCGGTCGTCCGAAGATCGATTACGGAACGAAGTTTTCCGACTTTACCAGTGTTTTAGAACAACTCAAAGAGGTTGTTCAATAA
- a CDS encoding sirohydrochlorin chelatase — protein MDAVLFVGHGSKDPEGNEEIRQFVATLTPDLDVPIIETCFLEFARPDMLQGLNTCVARGATRVAVIPIILFSAGHAKIHIPAAIDEAKELHPHVQFIYGRPIGIHDEVINILTARMEEAGFASGEDNDDLAVLVIGRGSSDADANSDIYKMSRLFWERYKAKWVETAFMGVTYPLYDEGVERCLKLGAKRIVLLPYFLFTGVLIKRMSDQLEKFREQYPEAQFEMAEYFGFHPLLKEVLKDRVVEALHGEVKLNCDTCQYRLAAMEHIDHHHHHHDDEHGHHHHHGHHHHHHDHDHDHDHDHDHDHDHKHDHKHDHDHVTK, from the coding sequence ATGGACGCAGTATTATTTGTAGGTCATGGAAGCAAGGACCCGGAAGGCAATGAAGAGATTCGCCAGTTTGTAGCGACGCTTACTCCGGACTTGGATGTACCGATTATCGAGACGTGCTTTCTGGAGTTTGCCCGTCCTGACATGCTGCAAGGCTTGAATACATGCGTGGCACGAGGTGCAACCCGCGTGGCGGTGATTCCAATCATCCTGTTCTCTGCCGGACATGCGAAAATTCACATTCCAGCTGCTATCGACGAGGCGAAGGAGCTGCACCCACACGTTCAGTTCATCTACGGACGCCCGATCGGCATTCACGACGAGGTCATCAATATTTTGACCGCACGTATGGAAGAGGCAGGCTTTGCCTCCGGGGAAGACAACGATGACCTGGCTGTACTCGTAATCGGACGCGGCAGCAGCGATGCAGATGCCAATAGCGATATTTACAAAATGTCCCGACTGTTCTGGGAGCGATACAAAGCCAAGTGGGTAGAGACTGCCTTCATGGGCGTGACGTATCCATTGTACGACGAGGGTGTTGAGCGTTGCCTGAAGCTGGGGGCGAAGCGCATCGTTCTCTTGCCGTACTTCCTGTTCACGGGTGTGTTGATCAAACGGATGAGCGATCAGCTGGAGAAGTTCCGTGAGCAATACCCAGAAGCTCAGTTCGAAATGGCCGAGTATTTTGGCTTCCATCCTTTGTTGAAAGAAGTGCTCAAGGATCGTGTGGTGGAAGCGTTGCACGGTGAAGTGAAGCTGAACTGTGATACCTGTCAGTACAGGCTGGCAGCGATGGAGCACATCGACCATCACCATCACCACCATGATGACGAGCATGGACATCACCACCACCATGGTCACCACCATCATCATCACGATCACGACCATGACCATGACCACGATCACGATCATGACCATGATCATAAGCATGATCACAAGCACGATCACGATCACGTTACCAAGTAG
- the cobJ gene encoding precorrin-3B C(17)-methyltransferase — translation MSGKLFVIGFGPGSFEHITKRAREALQEADVIIGYSTYVDLIRGLLTNQQIVSTGMTEEVTRAREAVRQAEEEGKKVAVISSGDSGVYGMAGLVYEVLVEKGWTEATGVPIEIVPGISAINSCGAILGAPIMHDACTISLSDHLTPWELIAKRIDAAGMADFVIALYNPRSGRRTRQIVEAQRILLQYRSPDTPVGIVKSAYRERETVVVTTLAQMLEHDIGMLTTVIIGNTSTFVYDGKMITPRGYQRKYTLSADEQPLKLHQRLRVENEPWSLEASEESSLASAPAAPATPKAERPIAVTEDRETVTEPANRAATSTAVLEAPPVTEEAAPKAPFTWAMEALTAINAAKGIETKPASGQVHRPVSTFTPEMIFECAVSPGVANKKITPLQMMTIAEVAGEKGEIEYTPHHQMILRVPTANPESITSRLRELGLILSPIGDVLQVKACDFCDGEKKDSIPYADELHQKLGGKEMPKELKIGFNGCGMACYGAVQEDIGIVFRKGKFDLFLGAKTVGRNAHSGIPVAEGIEKEEIVPLVERIVNRFKKDAFPNERFHKFFQRVGELEGYAWYEPAKAEIENAACGD, via the coding sequence ATGAGCGGCAAGTTGTTTGTGATCGGGTTTGGTCCAGGAAGTTTTGAGCATATCACCAAGCGGGCGCGGGAAGCCCTGCAGGAGGCCGATGTCATTATCGGCTATTCCACCTACGTAGATTTGATCCGCGGACTTTTGACGAATCAGCAAATCGTCAGCACAGGGATGACAGAAGAAGTAACGCGTGCACGGGAAGCTGTACGTCAGGCGGAAGAGGAAGGCAAAAAGGTAGCGGTCATTTCCAGTGGAGACTCAGGTGTTTACGGGATGGCAGGTCTCGTATACGAGGTGTTGGTGGAAAAAGGCTGGACAGAAGCTACTGGCGTACCAATCGAAATCGTACCGGGCATCTCGGCGATCAATTCCTGTGGGGCAATCCTCGGTGCGCCTATCATGCACGACGCATGCACGATCAGTCTGAGCGATCACTTGACGCCGTGGGAACTGATTGCCAAACGGATTGACGCAGCAGGGATGGCTGACTTTGTTATCGCGTTGTACAACCCGCGCAGCGGACGACGCACACGTCAGATTGTGGAAGCGCAACGCATTCTTTTGCAGTACCGCTCACCAGATACGCCAGTCGGTATCGTGAAAAGTGCTTATCGCGAACGCGAAACGGTTGTCGTGACGACCCTGGCGCAAATGCTAGAGCATGATATCGGCATGTTGACCACGGTGATTATCGGAAATACATCGACGTTTGTATACGACGGCAAAATGATTACGCCGCGTGGCTACCAGCGCAAATACACACTGTCTGCCGATGAGCAGCCACTGAAGCTACATCAGCGTCTGCGTGTAGAAAATGAGCCATGGTCGCTCGAGGCCTCCGAGGAGAGCAGCCTTGCGTCAGCTCCGGCAGCACCAGCAACACCGAAGGCAGAAAGGCCAATCGCCGTTACCGAGGACAGAGAAACTGTTACAGAACCAGCAAATCGTGCAGCAACAAGCACAGCAGTTCTGGAAGCGCCGCCTGTAACAGAAGAAGCAGCACCAAAAGCTCCTTTCACATGGGCCATGGAGGCGTTGACGGCTATCAATGCGGCGAAAGGCATTGAAACCAAGCCCGCTTCCGGGCAGGTCCATCGTCCGGTATCTACCTTTACGCCAGAGATGATTTTCGAATGTGCGGTAAGTCCGGGGGTCGCCAATAAAAAAATCACGCCGCTGCAAATGATGACGATTGCCGAAGTGGCCGGCGAAAAAGGCGAGATCGAATACACTCCACACCACCAAATGATTTTGCGCGTACCGACTGCCAACCCTGAGAGCATCACTAGCCGCTTGCGAGAGCTTGGATTGATTCTCAGCCCGATCGGAGACGTTTTGCAGGTAAAAGCGTGTGATTTCTGCGACGGCGAGAAAAAAGACAGCATTCCTTATGCCGACGAGCTGCACCAAAAGCTGGGAGGAAAAGAAATGCCGAAGGAACTGAAGATCGGCTTCAACGGCTGCGGGATGGCGTGCTATGGCGCGGTTCAAGAGGATATCGGGATCGTATTCCGCAAAGGAAAGTTCGATTTATTCCTGGGAGCAAAAACGGTGGGACGCAATGCACACTCTGGTATTCCGGTAGCGGAAGGCATCGAAAAAGAAGAGATTGTTCCACTCGTGGAGCGAATCGTGAACCGATTCAAAAAAGACGCGTTTCCGAACGAGCGGTTCCACAAGTTTTTCCAACGTGTAGGTGAGCTGGAGGGCTACGCATGGTACGAGCCAGCAAAAGCTGAAATCGAGAACGCTGCATGCGGAGATTAA
- the cbiB gene encoding adenosylcobinamide-phosphate synthase CbiB, which produces MTEVWILCAAYLIDRVVGDPRSLPHPVIIMGWWITRLERVIRSLVKKESHLKLAGVLFPLVIVGGSYAVVWLLLWGVTFIHPVLAWILGAWLISTTIATKGLADAGMEIARHLVAGDMEAARRSLSMVVGRDTERLDEPEVCRGAVETVAENIVDAIVSPLIYAAIGGAPLAMAYRAANTLDSMVGYKNEQYMNLGWASARFDDVLNYIPARLTALLLVAASWLQRLDGKQCWAMIRRDAHLHPSPNSGLPEAGVAGALGVQLGGLNYYQGVASNRAKMGDAKRPLQASDIVATIRLMYLVSLLCLFVSVMISILL; this is translated from the coding sequence ATGACAGAAGTATGGATATTATGCGCGGCCTACTTGATTGATCGGGTGGTAGGAGACCCCAGGAGCCTGCCACATCCAGTGATCATCATGGGCTGGTGGATTACACGATTGGAGCGGGTCATACGTTCTCTCGTCAAAAAGGAGTCGCATTTGAAGCTAGCAGGAGTCCTGTTCCCGCTCGTGATCGTTGGCGGCAGCTACGCTGTCGTTTGGCTACTTTTGTGGGGAGTCACGTTCATCCATCCGGTGCTTGCCTGGATATTGGGTGCCTGGTTGATTTCCACGACGATTGCAACAAAAGGCTTGGCCGATGCCGGGATGGAAATTGCCCGTCATCTTGTGGCTGGGGATATGGAAGCGGCGAGACGTTCCTTGTCCATGGTAGTCGGACGCGATACAGAGCGGCTAGATGAACCGGAAGTATGTCGGGGAGCGGTGGAAACCGTGGCGGAAAACATCGTCGATGCGATCGTCTCTCCGCTGATTTACGCAGCGATTGGGGGAGCACCGTTGGCAATGGCGTACCGTGCCGCCAACACCCTCGACTCCATGGTTGGCTATAAAAACGAGCAGTATATGAATCTCGGCTGGGCATCTGCCCGCTTTGACGATGTACTGAACTACATACCCGCCCGTTTGACAGCGTTGTTGCTCGTTGCCGCAAGCTGGCTGCAGCGATTGGATGGGAAGCAGTGCTGGGCAATGATCAGAAGAGATGCGCATTTGCATCCGAGTCCAAACAGCGGTTTGCCGGAAGCCGGAGTCGCTGGCGCATTAGGCGTGCAGCTCGGGGGACTGAATTATTACCAAGGTGTTGCATCGAATCGGGCAAAAATGGGAGATGCGAAGCGACCATTGCAGGCTAGTGATATTGTCGCGACGATTCGTTTGATGTATCTCGTTTCGCTCTTATGTCTGTTCGTTAGCGTGATGATATCGATTTTATTATAA
- a CDS encoding histidine phosphatase family protein: protein MKLVWIRHGETDSNREHRYLGHSDVPLNESGHLHASDLAKELPVLIGGPAAIYSSDLLRCMQTAEPLTAALGLSVIPEPALRELSFGEWELMTYDELMVSDPVRATRWYDDPFRNRPPQGESLEELGMRVDRWLRSLLERADKEEASDPVVIVTHGGVIRWFQAAWLENNPDRYWQVDGVKHGEALVAECLDAQGQSWMRQPLKSKRGTT, encoded by the coding sequence ATGAAGCTAGTTTGGATACGTCACGGGGAGACAGACAGCAATCGTGAGCATCGATATTTGGGGCATAGCGACGTTCCTTTGAATGAGAGCGGGCATCTGCACGCGAGTGATTTGGCCAAGGAATTACCAGTGCTCATTGGGGGACCTGCTGCGATTTACTCAAGCGACCTGCTCAGATGCATGCAGACTGCCGAACCACTCACAGCTGCTTTGGGGCTATCGGTTATTCCGGAGCCAGCACTCCGAGAGCTGTCTTTTGGTGAGTGGGAGCTGATGACCTACGACGAGCTGATGGTGTCGGACCCTGTGCGGGCCACGAGGTGGTACGACGATCCTTTTCGAAATCGACCTCCACAAGGGGAGAGTCTGGAAGAGCTGGGGATGCGCGTGGATCGTTGGCTACGTTCCTTGTTGGAGAGAGCGGACAAGGAGGAGGCATCCGATCCAGTCGTCATCGTCACACATGGCGGCGTGATCCGCTGGTTCCAGGCCGCGTGGCTCGAAAACAATCCTGACCGATATTGGCAGGTCGATGGCGTTAAGCATGGGGAGGCTCTGGTAGCGGAATGCTTGGATGCACAAGGGCAGAGTTGGATGCGACAACCCCTGAAGAGTAAGAGAGGGACAACATGA
- the cobS gene encoding adenosylcobinamide-GDP ribazoletransferase → MNAFLHAISFFTRIPVPWLRPSEEAWRKSVNWYPAVGLVIGLLLWVVHQAGLLLFSPWIAAILTLVAWVYVTGGLHMDGWMDLADGLGSSRPREQILAIMKDSRVGAMGVLAAIMLLLIKAGAVAELVHPGWGSFLIVAPVVARTHVLLSIKLWPYLSADKGIGKGISAGLSVSSIIVSYILVFAAGWYLGGLQVIIAIFLSLLFALLFSRSVAKKLGGLNGDCYGAVIESSEAVVLLVLVGSWWL, encoded by the coding sequence ATGAATGCATTTTTACACGCGATCTCGTTTTTTACGCGTATTCCGGTTCCGTGGCTTCGTCCTTCAGAGGAGGCATGGAGAAAAAGCGTCAACTGGTATCCCGCAGTTGGTTTGGTCATCGGTTTATTGCTATGGGTTGTACATCAGGCAGGCCTGCTGTTGTTTAGTCCTTGGATCGCGGCTATTTTGACGTTGGTCGCATGGGTCTACGTGACTGGTGGTCTTCATATGGATGGGTGGATGGACCTCGCGGACGGTCTTGGCAGCAGCAGACCGAGAGAGCAAATACTTGCGATTATGAAGGACAGCCGCGTAGGTGCGATGGGCGTTCTTGCTGCGATTATGCTGTTGCTGATCAAGGCTGGTGCAGTCGCAGAACTCGTACATCCGGGATGGGGCAGCTTTTTAATCGTAGCACCAGTGGTAGCGCGGACACATGTGCTTTTGTCGATCAAGCTCTGGCCGTATCTTTCGGCAGACAAAGGGATCGGAAAAGGCATCAGTGCTGGGCTTTCCGTTTCCTCTATCATCGTGAGCTACATCCTCGTGTTTGCCGCAGGTTGGTATCTTGGGGGCTTGCAGGTCATCATAGCCATTTTTCTGTCGCTATTGTTCGCTCTATTGTTTTCACGCTCGGTTGCAAAAAAACTAGGCGGTTTAAATGGAGACTGCTACGGGGCTGTTATCGAAAGCAGTGAAGCGGTCGTTCTGCTGGTGTTAGTGGGGAGCTGGTGGTTATGA